A region of Verrucomicrobiota bacterium DNA encodes the following proteins:
- a CDS encoding DUF1573 domain-containing protein has product MPRMRHAAAGVAGRLPVESFFKPVGWFAVRFCRCLVIIICLLGWVAVCLGAADETNSAAPRLTTPETEWDFGDVTAGAKPEHEFVVENTGNAPLAIRRVLESCGGCFRIELAQQELGPGERTTLTVVVLTARRKGSFRKYLFLESNDRAAGRRRITVTGTITPPDDGSDDDEQTLEEELEAEITLDPEPVTTRRGQAPVRITYFTSSTCEECRATHNMLCKLQDAHPSIEVREFDTVNDEALNLLYEMANVYGEPKAKSPPFIYVGTELIDGWDDVKTKLASTVRARLDDGTAGEWPSEIARAIAGESSDHDFIRERFLSYRALAVAGAGLVDGINPCAFATLVFFVSLLARFGKSRRETLTVGACFTLAVFVAYFLIGVGLLLAIKAYSVKAGIARAITCTVAALTAVLGAYSIYDYIVWRRTRSGSGMKLKLPRAIHTRIHAVMKAGLSARSLVVAALVTGVCVSVLESICTGQVLVPTLTYVLRDPALRLHALSYLVLYCVMFILPLVVIFALAYFGLESATLARLAQRHTGTVKLLLAAVFFGLAVLLLLTASHTSITGSP; this is encoded by the coding sequence ATGCCTCGCATGCGTCATGCTGCAGCGGGCGTGGCGGGGCGATTGCCCGTCGAGAGTTTCTTCAAGCCTGTAGGCTGGTTTGCCGTGCGTTTCTGTCGTTGTCTGGTCATCATCATCTGTCTGCTTGGCTGGGTGGCGGTGTGTCTCGGCGCGGCCGACGAGACGAACTCTGCGGCGCCGCGACTGACCACGCCGGAGACAGAGTGGGACTTCGGCGACGTGACGGCGGGCGCGAAGCCCGAGCACGAGTTCGTCGTCGAGAACACGGGTAATGCACCGCTGGCCATCCGGCGCGTGCTCGAATCGTGTGGCGGCTGTTTCAGGATCGAGCTGGCGCAGCAGGAGCTTGGACCGGGCGAACGAACCACGCTCACGGTCGTTGTGCTCACCGCGCGCCGCAAAGGTTCGTTCCGCAAGTACCTGTTCCTCGAATCGAACGACCGCGCGGCCGGCCGCCGCCGCATCACGGTCACAGGCACGATCACGCCTCCCGACGACGGCAGCGATGACGACGAGCAGACGCTCGAAGAGGAGCTCGAGGCCGAGATCACGCTCGATCCAGAGCCCGTCACAACACGGCGTGGCCAGGCTCCCGTCCGGATTACGTACTTCACGTCGTCCACGTGCGAGGAGTGCCGTGCCACGCACAACATGCTCTGCAAGCTGCAGGACGCGCATCCCTCGATCGAGGTGCGCGAGTTCGATACCGTGAATGACGAGGCGCTCAACTTGCTGTACGAGATGGCCAACGTGTACGGGGAGCCCAAGGCCAAGTCGCCGCCCTTCATCTACGTCGGCACCGAGTTGATCGACGGATGGGACGACGTGAAAACCAAACTTGCCTCGACCGTGCGCGCGCGTCTCGATGACGGCACGGCCGGCGAGTGGCCGTCCGAGATCGCTCGTGCCATCGCCGGCGAGTCGTCAGATCATGACTTCATCCGCGAGCGTTTCCTGAGCTACCGCGCCCTGGCCGTCGCGGGCGCCGGCCTGGTCGACGGCATCAACCCGTGCGCGTTCGCCACACTCGTGTTCTTCGTCTCGCTGCTGGCGCGGTTCGGCAAGTCTCGACGAGAAACGCTCACCGTCGGCGCCTGCTTCACGCTGGCTGTGTTCGTGGCCTACTTCCTGATCGGCGTCGGCCTGCTGCTGGCCATCAAGGCCTACTCGGTGAAAGCCGGCATCGCGCGCGCCATCACCTGCACGGTCGCCGCGCTGACGGCCGTGCTGGGCGCGTACAGCATCTACGACTACATCGTGTGGCGGCGGACGCGTTCGGGCAGCGGCATGAAGCTCAAGCTGCCGCGCGCCATCCACACCCGCATCCACGCCGTGATGAAGGCGGGGCTCTCGGCGCGCAGCCTGGTTGTCGCCGCGCTCGTGACCGGCGTGTGCGTCTCCGTGCTCGAATCGATCTGCACCGGCCAGGTGCTCGTGCCGACCCTTACCTACGTCCTGCGTGACCCGGCGCTGCGCCTCCATGCGCTCAGCTACCTCGTGCTGTACTGCGTCATGTTCATCCTGCCGCTCGTTGTCATCTTCGCGCTCGCGTATTTCGGCCTCGAGTCGGCCACGCTCGCCCGCCTGGCCCAGCGCCACACGGGCACCGTCAAGCTCCTGCTCGCCGCCGTCTTCTTCGGCCTGGCCGTGCTCCTGCTCCTTACCGCCAGCCACACGTCGATCACCGGATCGCCATAG
- a CDS encoding RHS repeat-associated core domain-containing protein, whose product GALSQAYEYDAWGNPTIYDPDHASKNRYLYTGREWDAEIGLYYYRARHYSAVLGRFIQPDPAGYVDGPNLHAYVQNAPTRWRDSQGLQLEDPRIRYWAEWTFSGLVLSWKRTVTFWQENPSYMSQFDYNQMMRQRDPEGVQRAFGGQDYFNTQFSKRYLGRVTKTGSGNVPFDDVRYRFKIKEDTRDATLEVVDDRHEVSYAGNPTLVHGLKAFEVSVYINFWGGSGGPTFRWEEDTKIEARAASLDLRGCEYYDGLWRWKYTADISITLRVTTKKGFGYFEGSGREKQVNLDNLVIYSKCGYTDNQREAAPNKDCGLIDEGPTCPVGAAAESAAKLIQE is encoded by the coding sequence CGGCGCTCTTTCTCAGGCCTACGAGTACGACGCCTGGGGCAACCCGACGATCTACGACCCCGACCACGCCTCGAAAAACCGCTACCTCTACACGGGCCGGGAGTGGGATGCCGAGATCGGCCTGTACTACTACCGCGCTCGCCACTACTCGGCAGTGCTCGGCCGCTTCATCCAGCCAGATCCAGCAGGGTATGTGGATGGGCCGAATCTGCACGCGTACGTTCAGAACGCCCCGACGAGATGGCGAGACTCGCAGGGCCTTCAGTTGGAGGACCCACGCATCAGGTACTGGGCGGAGTGGACTTTCAGCGGCTTGGTTCTGAGCTGGAAGAGGACAGTCACGTTCTGGCAAGAGAACCCGAGCTACATGTCCCAGTTCGACTACAACCAGATGATGAGACAACGTGATCCCGAAGGCGTTCAGAGGGCTTTCGGAGGTCAGGATTACTTCAATACTCAGTTCTCGAAGCGTTACCTGGGTCGCGTAACAAAGACCGGATCGGGTAACGTGCCTTTCGACGACGTTCGTTACAGGTTCAAGATCAAGGAGGACACGCGTGATGCAACACTGGAAGTCGTTGATGACCGGCATGAGGTCTCCTATGCCGGAAATCCGACACTGGTCCATGGCCTGAAAGCATTCGAAGTGTCTGTATACATCAACTTCTGGGGCGGTTCCGGCGGGCCTACTTTCAGGTGGGAGGAAGACACCAAGATCGAGGCACGTGCGGCGTCGCTAGATCTCCGAGGTTGCGAGTACTATGACGGCTTATGGCGATGGAAATACACAGCGGACATCTCCATTACGCTCAGAGTCACCACGAAGAAAGGTTTCGGGTACTTCGAGGGGTCAGGTCGGGAGAAGCAAGTAAACCTGGACAATCTCGTGATCTACTCAAAGTGCGGGTACACCGACAACCAGAGGGAAGCGGCCCCTAACAAGGACTGTGGCCTGATTGACGAGGGGCCGACTTGCCCGGTCGGCGCCGCGGCCGAATCCGCAGCTAAGCTTATCCAGGAGTAG
- a CDS encoding formylglycine-generating enzyme family protein has product MSTLTICQLACNRTTCPPTTSALESIADAELRGSVADFYQRLPRGRWSVTVREITIALPEHRTEKRWVPYFTCSGIGTRFVHGGGANMEFAYIGAGEFVMGSPETEANRQETEGPQHAVAITQPFLMGASEVTIGEFLQYLNETGNDAGVDLSHFWCPVEKSDGRYRMKSESFPFWGSTRQPMMVVSWEAAQSYCRWLSVRIGPELEARLPTEAEWEYACRAGTRGPYSFGETISTDFAKIAEGVEEQGTVPAASFPANPWGLYDMHGNVAELCSDWFNMDRYEIATDLTTDPTGPPDGRYRVVRGGSWSGCTDHCRSAARLGVPPTSRALASVGFRVVVSFR; this is encoded by the coding sequence GTGTCAACCCTTACCATCTGCCAGCTTGCGTGCAATCGCACCACATGCCCGCCGACGACCAGCGCGCTGGAGAGCATCGCGGATGCCGAGCTGCGAGGCAGCGTAGCCGACTTCTACCAGCGTCTGCCCAGGGGCCGCTGGAGCGTGACCGTGCGGGAGATCACAATCGCGCTCCCAGAACACAGAACGGAGAAACGGTGGGTCCCCTATTTCACCTGTAGCGGGATCGGCACGCGGTTCGTCCATGGTGGGGGTGCCAACATGGAATTCGCCTACATCGGCGCGGGCGAGTTCGTGATGGGCAGCCCCGAAACGGAAGCGAACCGTCAAGAGACTGAAGGACCACAGCACGCGGTGGCGATCACGCAGCCGTTCCTCATGGGGGCGTCGGAGGTCACCATTGGCGAGTTCCTGCAGTACCTGAACGAGACCGGCAATGACGCCGGCGTAGATCTGTCCCACTTTTGGTGCCCTGTTGAGAAGTCAGACGGCCGATACCGTATGAAGTCAGAGTCGTTCCCGTTCTGGGGCAGCACACGACAGCCGATGATGGTCGTCTCGTGGGAAGCGGCTCAGAGCTACTGCCGGTGGCTTTCGGTTCGAATCGGCCCTGAGTTGGAGGCGCGCTTGCCGACCGAAGCCGAGTGGGAGTATGCATGCCGGGCCGGAACGAGGGGACCCTACTCGTTCGGCGAGACGATCTCGACAGACTTCGCGAAGATCGCCGAAGGTGTGGAGGAGCAGGGGACGGTGCCCGCGGCAAGCTTCCCGGCAAATCCATGGGGCCTCTACGACATGCACGGCAACGTCGCGGAGTTGTGCAGCGACTGGTTCAACATGGATCGCTACGAGATTGCCACAGACCTGACGACGGACCCGACGGGACCACCTGACGGCCGCTACCGGGTGGTCCGAGGCGGTTCCTGGAGCGGCTGCACAGACCATTGTCGATCTGCCGCCCGGCTGGGTGTCCCACCAACGTCACGGGCACTTGCGAGCGTGGGCTTTCGGGTGGTTGTCTCGTTCCGCTAG